The Sesamum indicum cultivar Zhongzhi No. 13 linkage group LG1, S_indicum_v1.0, whole genome shotgun sequence genome includes a window with the following:
- the LOC105168342 gene encoding putative cyclic nucleotide-gated ion channel 8: MDDRLLDAICERLKPSLYTEKTYVLREGDPVDEMLFIIRGRLESVTTDGGRSGFFNRGVLKEGDFCGEELLTWALDPKSGSNFPPSTRTVKALTEVEAFALIAEELKFITSQFRRIHSRQVQQTFRFYSQQWRTWAATFIQAAWRRYRRKRHELSLIEYGDEISEDYSTEGDDDEDDMHTGLLTGTTTKFGATMLASKFAANAMRGVQKIRKGLGSGRMLKLAKPSEPKFDAD, encoded by the coding sequence ATGGATGATAGATTGCTTGATGCCATTTGTGAAAGACTCAAACCTAGTTTATACACGGAAAAAACTTACGTACTTCGTGAAGGGGACCCTGTTGATGAGATGCTCTTTATTATCCGCGGTCGACTGGAGAGTGTGACAACAGATGGTGGGAGATCAGGTTTCTTTAACCGTGGTGTCCTGAAAGAAGGTGACTTCTGTGGAGAGGAACTCCTCACATGGGCATTGGATCCTAAATCTGGTTCTAACTTTCCACCTTCTACTCGTACTGTGAAAGCTCTGACAGAAGTTGAGGCATTTGCTTTAATAGCCGAAGAACTGAAATTCATCACTAGTCAGTTTAGGCGCATCCACAGTCGACAAGTTCAGCAAACCTTCCGTTTCTACTCACAGCAATGGAGGACTTGGGCAGCCACCTTTATTCAAGCTGCATGGCGCCGATACCGAAGGAAGCGTCACGAGCTTAGTCTGATTGAGTATGGAGATGAAATATCAGAAGACTACAGTACAGAAGGAGATGACGATGAAGACGACATGCATACTGGACTACTTACTGGGACTACAACCAAGTTCGGTGCAACAATGTTAGCTTCAAAGTTTGCAGCTAATGCTATGCGTGGAGTTCAGAAGATCCGTAAGGGATTAGGTTCGGGTAGGATGTTGAAATTGGCGAAGCCAAGTGAACCTAAGTTTGATGCTGACTAA